ggtcaggagattgagaccagcctggccaacatggtgcaaccccatctctactaaagtaaaatacaaaaattagccaggtgtagtggcacatgcctgtaatcccagctacttgggagtctgaggcatgagaattgcttgaacccgggaggtggagatcgcgccactgcactccagcctggatcacagaacgagactccatctaaaaacaaaacaaaacaaaacaaaaaaacgctgGTTGGAGACACTAAACGTAACTAGACCCCTATTTCTGCTGGTACGTACatgcacccacacacatgcacacagcacaCATGGAGGGGCCGGGAGGGAAGCCTCTAGCTGTTCACACTGGGACTGTGGGAGTGAGGGGAGTTGTGGGTAACACTGAGATTTTATATTGTTTCAAGTTATTTAAGCTTTTAGTAGCATGTAACAACCAAAAAAGTGTGTTTTACACCCTAAGGGTGCAGCTGAGGACCTGTGcccatgcctggccctcaggGACTATTCTGAGCCCACCCACGGTGTGAGCCTGGGGCAAGTTTCCAGGCCCAACAcacaagctcctggcctcaggcctgcctcccagcagcctctgcccccaccctgcccaccGCCAGTCTGAAGGAAGAGGCAGGGAGTCGTGGGGAAAACATCCACTTTAAGCTTTATTACAACACATTGTCTCCAAATACAAAGGGAGGGGCCCGGAGCGGAAGGTGCAGCCGCGGCGGGAGGGGCTCTAAGGGGGTGCGGAAGGGCCGGCAGCCCAGTCCACAGAGACTGGAGGCTCGGCGGGGGACCTGCACCCTCTCCTCCGCTGGACTTCCCAGCAAATAACAGGAGGGGCCGGGTCCATTGTGGGGCGATCCCAAAGCCAGGCAGTGGCCGGGTGAGAGGGGTAGGGAGAGGCTTGGAGAGGACTCAGGGCCCAGTGGGGAGAAAGCCACCAGGTGGGGCCCCAGCCCGCCTCCCGCAGCACTGGAGGAGGCAGTGGTCAACACAGGACCTTCTTCCCCACCCTGGCAGCTCACTTTGGGGTGACCAGTGCCTCAAGAGTGGGAGCAGAGACAGACTGAGACAGACAGGACTCCCCCCCTCCCACAGCCTGGAGAAGGGacaagggaaggggaggaggggggcCCAACCAGTGGCCCCAGACCACTGCCTCCTGGACAGCACAGGGGTGGGGGGCGAGAAGCGGGGAGCCAGTGCATCCTCCTCACCCAGGGTCTCCTCAGAAACCCAATGCAACAGACAGACAGGAGGCAAATTtacataattaataataattaaccaataataataaatacttaaacCTCTAATCCATAGATTGCAAATACAACAACGATAGCTTATTTTCTTGGGGAACAGGAGTGGGTGGGGACAGAGGGAACGGGAACAGGACTTTTGCTGAAAGGAGGGATGACAGGAACACAGGGCTGTGGgtgaaaagaacaacaaatagAAGAAACAACAGAGAGGGCGGCTGGCCGGGGCGGGGTGGGCGCCTCCCTGGCCCTGCTCTGGACTCAGGACTGGGTCCTACCTGGGCCGCCTCTCCTGCCAAGCCCCTGGCCTCTTCCCATGGTGACTGGCCCCACTCCTAGACCCTTGGACGTCTGAAGGGCAGGGGTCCCAACGGCCTGAGAGGGTACAGGGCAGGGGCAGCAGGCAGACCCACCTGGGCCCAAAAGCCACCTGTGTGTGGGGGCTGGCATGCCACCTAGAGAGTGAGTGCCCTGGGAAAGGGGTGAACGGGAGTTTCTCTCTCGAGAGGCCCCCATGGGTGTAGGGGCAAACAAGGGAGCTTTATCTGCCTTGAGGCAGCGCTCCCTAAGTGAAGCAGGCCTACCACAGAAGGACAGGGGCTTGGCTGGCGCCTGAACTCCCTGTGTGAGCAGCACCTGCTTGGGGAACCCCTCGGCCTGCAGGTGAGCCTGAATTCCAAGTTCTGCCTCGGGCCTTGATAGGTGGGGGA
Above is a genomic segment from Chlorocebus sabaeus isolate Y175 chromosome 1, mChlSab1.0.hap1, whole genome shotgun sequence containing:
- the LOC103241812 gene encoding LOW QUALITY PROTEIN: uncharacterized protein (The sequence of the model RefSeq protein was modified relative to this genomic sequence to represent the inferred CDS: inserted 4 bases in 3 codons; deleted 1 base in 1 codon); translation: MVPGCSERLRNRTPVLAPLGREPWTPRYEEGVGLGSCSRSVPHLSRPEAELGIQAXTCRPRGSPSRCCSHREFRRQPSPCPSVVGLLHLGSAASRQIKLPCLPLHPWGLSREKLPFTPFPGHSLSRWHASPHTQVAFGPRWVCLLPLPCTLSGRWDPCPSDVQGSRSGASHHGKRPGAWQERRPRXGPSPESXSRAREAPTPPRPAALSVVSSICCSFHPQPCVPVIPPFSKSPVPVPSVPTHSCSPRK